A region from the Malus domestica chromosome 07, GDT2T_hap1 genome encodes:
- the LOC103409985 gene encoding mediator of RNA polymerase II transcription subunit 15a-like isoform X2 produces MKRFPYSEHEKHMSDYKRIAVNFEEKVYMVARDQQDYIMRIKSRLESKNLNPGGKQGQSISVQATTLSQAHEQHSLPNVQDNNASGGVVTNLASARPTVSISPHVALPNNASENSNLQSVFGNSQRSVGNLSGCGQPFNISVNNLRQEQGRQNSPQIVSQQNHEQLNPHLYKQVKQENISPSYITQKQLQPQHHYQPKLLNPTQQHTSQKSMLQTPVMCPSETRVAQLSDIWQDQMSYFDQTTQSGNKTQSQIAFRQTNQSQVALDIHQNVSSSSQNPLMQSQKQVHLIGRKLTATNTQQSHLDGQPNGCPNLHQQQPRLPCQQNTVQQQFQVQKINHSSAHHEQLSERNNMYVLPQSSQLLETECASSGMRLCEVKMQGQTQHKASVLLPNQDQESQADSLERRLNSQIQPQKMEQLPDPSAQDQQQTYQTSGTLTSSSARRVSCTENWQEDAYQMLQSLKSKYLTPLTDMYNTITCRLQQLNSISQQTETGSIEKLNSLRNRVNTIISNLSFPKSNIPPSYKESLGLFEKYIISILSVRGRGNSAPSQQHGQQSSDVHPMRQFVQLRSQTSPVQTQQDEKKPTFQPVNSQDSATMQRSNATNLENDSKSVSEHPTLQPTEKYSGKIGSFNIVQQVSSGTLNIPRSNLQQPNIKALLSHSPVHGPQSNVNAFEPSCNTLQEMCLKQPKEERDVQTQTPKQELQDRHEMLHQSVQQKQIMQQHSGMVRLQSGASFPTALPKTYGSSCSQVPRCPTIDKKNLPMPLTEARTTFYPINSCSTKTSCSVPLPSSSVPGDLERPISDTSSLSNAGDEQVNIAAKSPSPIAISTPGISVSPLLEESSNVIHCDTSTTMSDELRASEQPIQRLIKVVNLMSSKALSASVLDIGSVVCTTDRISGSATLTGSGGSIGEDLAGMTNYSLQKSYLTWQGMTFGTKNMKRCRSTVPIDVVATATGSICDSSKLSDTEIFDLESTAISYIKRPRIEVNQTLLEEITAINYQLIDTVLDISDEDTPPTVVSAQFRGGQGTIVRCSFIAVSLSPNLKSQQFPIQPLRLLVPANYPLCSPIFLDKLRVEVSDELEDPSEKVKSKLNMSLRRLTEPLSLGEIARTWDVCARAVVSEYAQQNGGGNLSSKYGEWEDCLNAS; encoded by the exons ATGAAGCGTTTTCCATATTCTGAGCACGAGAAACATATGTCTGATTACAAGAGGATAGCTGTAAATTTCGAGGAAAAGGTTTATATGGTTGCCAGAGACCAG CAAGACTATATAATGCGGATCAAATCGAGGTTGGAGTCAAAAAACTTGAATCCAG GTGGTAAGCAAGGCCAATCGATTTCTGTTCAAGCCACAACTCTGTCCCAAGCACATGAACAACATTCATTGCCTAATGTTCAAGATAACAATGCATCTGGTGGAGTCGTTACTAATTTAGCATCTGCACGGCCCACTGTCAGTATTTCGCCTCACGTTGCTTTGCCAAACAATGCTAGTGAAAATTCCAATTTGCAGagtgtgtttggtaattcaCAAAGGTCTGTAGGAAATTTATCAGGGTGTGGCCAACCTTTTAATATTTCTGTCAATAATTTGAGACAGGAGCAAGGGAGACAAAATTCACCCCAGATTGTTTCTCAGCAGAACCATGAGCAGCTAAATCCTCATCTTTATAAGCAGGTAAAGCAGGAAAATATCTCACCGTCATATATAACCCAGAAGCAACTACAGCCGCAGCACCACTACCAACCGAAACTCTTAAACCCTACTCAGCAACACACCTCTCAAAAATCTATGTTGCAAACTCCTGTCATGTGCCCTTCGGAGACACGCGTTGCTCAACTTTCTGATATTTGGCAGGATCAGATGTCTTATTTTGATCAGACAACACAGTCGGGGAATAAGACTCAGTCACAGATAGCCTTTAGGCAAACAAACCAATCACAAGTGGCTCTGGATATTCATCAAAATGTGTCATCAAGTTCACAGAACCCATTAATGCAATCACAAAAGCAAGTACATTTGATAGGGAGAAAGTTGACTGCTACTAATACGCAACAGAGCCACTTAGATGGGCAACCAAATGGCTGCCCTAACTTGCACCAGCAACAGCCCAGGTTACCATGCCAACAGAATACTGTACAACAGCAGTTTCAGGTACAGAAAATAAATCATTCAAGTGCACATCATGAGCAATTGAGTGAAAGAAACAATATGTATGTACTGCCACAAAGCTCACAGCTGCTTGAAACAGAGTGTGCCAGCTCAGGCATGCGCCTATGCGAGGTTAAAATGCAGGGGCAAACCCAACATAAAGCTTCAGTTCTGCTGCCAAATCAAGATCAAGAATCACAAGCAGATTCTCTTGAGAGACGACTGAACTCACAAATACAGCCACAGAAGATGGAACAACTGCCAGATCCATCAGCACAAGATCAGCAGCAAACATATCAAACATCAG GCACACTAACTTCTTCATCTGCGAGAAGGGTTTCATGCACAGAAAACTGGCAAGAGGATGCCTACCAGAtg CTTCAAAGTCTAAAAAGCAAGTATTTAACACCTCTGACTGATATGTATAATACAATAACGTGTAGGCTCCAGCAG CTCAACTCTATCTCTCAACAGACAGAAACAGGCAGCATTGAGAAACTTAATTCATTGAGGAATAGGGTGAATACAATCATTTCTAATCTAAGTTTTCCCAAAAGCAATATTCCACCTTCTTACAAGGAGAGTCTGGGTTTATTTGAGAAGTACATTATTTCTATTCTTAGTGTACGTGGAAGGGGAAATTCTGCTCCCTCACAGCAGCATGGACAACAATCTTCTGATGTGCACCCTATGCGTCAATTCGTACAACTTCGTTCTCAAACTTCTCCAGTTCAGACACAGCAAGACGAAAAGAAGCCAACATTTCAGCCTGTGAACTCACAGGATTCTGCAACAATGCAGCGGAGCAATGCAACGAACTTGGAAAACGATTCTAAGTCTGTATCTGAGCACCCAACCCTGCAGCCGACTGAGAAGTATTCAGGAAAGATAGGCTCATTTAACATAGTGCAGCAGGTTTCCTCAGGAACCTTAAATATTCCTAGAAGCAATCTCCAACAACCAAACATTAAGGCCTTGTTGTCACATAGCCCCGTGCATGGACCACAGTCAAACGTGAATGCTTTTGAGCCAAGCTGTAATACACTTCAAGAGATGTGCTTGAAACAACCTAAAGAAGAGCGAGATGTGCAGACTCAGACCCCAAAGCAAGAACTTCAAGATAGGCATGAGATGCTGCACCAATCagtacaacaaaaacaaattatgcAACAGCATAGTGGGATGGTAAGGTTGCAATCTGGAGCTTCATTTCCTACTGCTTTGCCCAAAACTTATGGTTCTTCCTGCTCACAAGTTCCTCGGTGTCCTACTATTGACAAGAAAAATCTTCCGATGCCTCTAACAGAAGCTAGAACGACTTTCTATCCCATAAACTCGTGCTCTACTAAAACTTCTTGTTCGGTTCCCTTGCCTTCATCATCTGTCCCGGGAGATTTAGAGAGACCTATTTCTGATACTTCATCCCTATCAAATGCTGGAGATGAACAAGTAAATATTGCAGCAAAATCCCCATCACCCATTGCCATCAGTACTCCTGGGATATCTGTTTCACCCTTACTTGAAGAGTCCAGTAACGTCATTCATTGTGATACATCTACAACAATGTCTGATGAGTTGAGAGCTTCTGAGCAGCCTATTCAGCGCTTAATTAAAGTG GTGAACTTGATGTCATCTAAAGCACTAAGTGCTTCTGTTTTGGACATTGGCTCTGTAGTTTGTACAACTGATAGGATATCAGGGTCAGCAACACTTACGGGATCTGGAGGTTCAATAGGTGAGGATTTAGCGGGCATGACCAATTATAGTTTGCAGAAGAGTTATTTAACATGGCAAGGTATGACCTTTGgaacaaaaaatatgaaacgCTGCAGAAGTACAGTGCCAATTGATGTCGTTGCGACAGCAACTGGAAGTATCTGTGATAGTTCAAAGTTAAGTGATACGGAGATATTTGACTTGGAGTCAACTGCAATATCTTATATCAAAAGGCCAAGGATTGAG GTGAATCAAACCCTGTTAGAAGAAATTACAGCGATCAACTACCAACTAATAGATACTGTACTAGATATCAGTGATGAAGATACCCCTCCGACAGTAGTCTCAGCTCAATTTAGAGGTGGTCAAGGAACCATTGTCCGGTGCTCCTTCATTGCCGTGTCCCTCAGTCCCAATCTGAAGTCACAGCAG TTTCCCATCCAGCCTTTACGATTGCTTGTTCCTGCAAATTATCCATTGTGCTCTCCCATATTTCTAGACAAGCTGAGAGTGGAAGTCAG TGATGAGCTAGAAGATCCATCAGAAAAGGTAAAATCAAAGCTGAATATGTCTCTCCGGAGGCTGACAGAACCCTTGTCACTTGGGGAGATAGCAAGGACGTGGGATGTTTGTGCGCGAGCCGTTGTCTCCGAGTATGCGCAGCAGAATGGGGGAGGAAACTTGAGTTCCAAGTATGGAGagtgggaagactgtctcaatGCTTCTTGA